In Providencia zhijiangensis, a single window of DNA contains:
- a CDS encoding MT-A70 family methyltransferase, which yields MKKYNLIYCDPPWQYSNKVSNGAANNHYQTTSLFDLKHLPVHTIAAENSVLAMWYTGNFVQEAFELAKSWGFTVRTSKAFTWVKFNSLAHDRFDKAIQNGSLFDWHDLLDLLNAETKMNGGNYTRANSEDVLIATRGNGLERMSASVKQIVFSCLGEHSQKPWEVKNRLEQLYGDVSRIELFSRDMSQGWDAWGNECPNNSIELTGPQFITKEATVD from the coding sequence TTGAAAAAATACAATCTAATTTATTGCGATCCCCCTTGGCAATACAGCAATAAAGTTTCCAACGGTGCCGCTAATAACCACTACCAAACCACCAGCCTATTTGATTTAAAACACCTCCCCGTTCATACCATCGCCGCCGAAAACTCAGTCCTTGCCATGTGGTATACAGGTAATTTTGTGCAAGAAGCATTTGAGCTAGCAAAGTCATGGGGCTTTACGGTTCGCACATCAAAGGCGTTCACGTGGGTTAAGTTCAACTCGCTAGCGCATGATCGTTTCGATAAGGCTATACAAAATGGCTCCTTGTTTGATTGGCATGATCTACTTGATTTACTCAATGCCGAAACAAAAATGAATGGTGGCAACTACACCAGAGCTAATAGCGAGGACGTGTTAATCGCAACTCGTGGCAATGGTTTAGAGCGTATGAGCGCCAGCGTTAAGCAAATCGTATTTAGCTGTTTAGGTGAGCATAGCCAAAAGCCGTGGGAGGTTAAAAACAGGCTTGAACAATTATACGGTGATGTTAGCCGCATAGAATTATTTTCGCGTGACATGTCACAAGGTTGGGATGCTTGGGGTAATGAATGCCCGAATAACAGTATCGAACTTACTGGGCCACAATTTATAACCAAGGAGGCTACCGTTGATTGA
- a CDS encoding tyrosine-type recombinase/integrase yields MLTDKKLKSLKPEDKLYKVTDRDGLYVAVSKTGTISFRYDYRFNGRRETITFGRYSDDGITLAEAREMLIEAKKMLNTGISPASQKRDGIDSRKSGTVLQDYTVKYLEDTLFANSTRAMKEAIVRKEIYPTLGKLQLEEITTQKVRALCEKIKDRGARATALQVREIIGSVFNYVIDRGYEIKNPVDSIKASSIATFEARERSLSPKEIGIFFNELEHYSCYPTLKLGVKFVLFTLVRKSEFIKAKWDEINFETKEWTIPKERMKKRRAHVIYLSDQAMDILIGLKTCAMGSEYLIPGRHDINKHLSNAALNNVITGVVKKINKKGIEFEHVTVHDMRRTASTLLHEAGFNSDWIEKCLAHEQKGVRAVYNKAEYAEQRRDLLQQWANMIDEWTGKEKGKI; encoded by the coding sequence GTGTTAACCGACAAAAAATTAAAGAGCTTAAAGCCAGAAGATAAGCTGTATAAAGTGACTGATCGTGATGGTCTATATGTTGCCGTATCAAAAACAGGAACAATTTCATTTAGATATGATTACCGTTTTAACGGGCGCAGAGAAACGATAACATTTGGACGATACAGTGATGACGGTATTACTCTTGCAGAGGCAAGGGAAATGCTGATTGAAGCCAAAAAGATGCTAAATACAGGTATATCACCGGCTTCACAAAAGCGAGACGGTATTGATAGTCGAAAATCAGGAACGGTATTGCAAGACTATACCGTCAAATATTTAGAAGATACCCTATTTGCTAACAGCACCAGGGCGATGAAAGAAGCTATCGTACGCAAGGAAATATACCCAACGCTGGGGAAATTACAGCTAGAAGAGATAACCACTCAAAAGGTTAGGGCGCTGTGTGAAAAGATAAAGGATCGCGGTGCAAGGGCGACTGCTTTACAGGTCCGCGAAATTATTGGTTCTGTTTTTAATTATGTTATTGATCGTGGGTATGAAATAAAAAACCCGGTCGATAGTATTAAAGCCTCATCCATCGCCACGTTTGAAGCTCGTGAACGTTCGTTATCACCAAAAGAAATCGGCATCTTTTTTAATGAACTAGAACATTACAGTTGTTACCCGACTCTAAAATTAGGGGTTAAGTTTGTTCTCTTTACTCTTGTAAGAAAGAGTGAGTTCATTAAAGCAAAATGGGATGAGATTAACTTTGAAACAAAAGAATGGACAATCCCCAAAGAGAGGATGAAAAAAAGGAGGGCACACGTCATTTATTTATCCGATCAGGCAATGGATATTTTAATAGGGTTAAAAACATGTGCGATGGGTAGTGAATATTTAATACCTGGTAGGCATGACATTAATAAGCATTTATCTAATGCTGCATTGAATAATGTCATTACAGGCGTAGTGAAAAAAATAAACAAGAAAGGTATTGAATTTGAGCACGTCACAGTACATGACATGCGAAGAACAGCCAGCACACTGTTACATGAAGCCGGCTTTAATTCTGATTGGATAGAGAAGTGTTTAGCCCATGAGCAAAAGGGCGTCCGTGCTGTTTATAACAAAGCGGAATACGCAGAACAGAGGCGTGATTTATTGCAACAATGGGCTAATATGATTGATGAATGGACAGGAAAAGAGAAGGGTAAAATTTAA